TGAAGCCGTTGAGGAGAGAAGCATGATGGGGAGAGGCATTTGGTTTGGCATCTCCATCGCCATTTTTCTCCTGGCATGGGAAGCTGGTTGTCGCTTCCTCGGAGTGCCGCCATTCATTTTACCGCCGCCTAGCGCTGTGGTCGTATCGTTGTGGGATTTACGCACCTCTTTAGTAGGCATACATCTTTGGGCGACGTTAAAGGAAGTGTTACTGGGGCTATCGATCTCGATTGTGTTTGGAATCTCCCTTGCATTTGCGATGATTCGCAGTCGGATTGTGGAGCGCTTGGTCTATCCGTATATCGTCATCTCCCAAACGATCCCCCTTATAGCATTATCACCCGTATTTATTTTGTGGTTCGGGTATGATTTATCTGGAAAAATTGCTGTAACGATTCTGTTTACTTTCTTTCCGATCGTCGTCAACACGTATGATGGACTTCGCTCAACGGACAAGGAAATGCTCCAGCTGTTAAAAACAATGGGGGCAACGAACGGACAAATTTTCACCAAGCTGCAACTCCCGTCGAGCTTACCCCATTTCTTCAGTGGTCTCAAAGTGGCAGCTACTTACAGCGTGGCTGGGGCGACGATTGGGGAATGGTTGGGAGCGAGCGAGGGTCTCGGGTACTTTGGCAGACGGGCATCTGGCAATTTTCAGGCTCCTGCGTTGTTTGCCTCGGTCCTGTTGCTCTCGATTCTCGGCATGCTGCTGTTTTGGCTGGTTGGACGAGTCGAACGTCATTTTTCCCCGCATATGAAAACTAAAGGAGAACAACAATGAAA
This genomic stretch from Brevibacillus sp. DP1.3A harbors:
- a CDS encoding ABC transporter permease, with amino-acid sequence MGRGIWFGISIAIFLLAWEAGCRFLGVPPFILPPPSAVVVSLWDLRTSLVGIHLWATLKEVLLGLSISIVFGISLAFAMIRSRIVERLVYPYIVISQTIPLIALSPVFILWFGYDLSGKIAVTILFTFFPIVVNTYDGLRSTDKEMLQLLKTMGATNGQIFTKLQLPSSLPHFFSGLKVAATYSVAGATIGEWLGASEGLGYFGRRASGNFQAPALFASVLLLSILGMLLFWLVGRVERHFSPHMKTKGEQQ